CGTCCGCCAGCCAGGGTTCGTAATAGCGTTTGGCCTCGATCTGTGCCAGGGCATCCTCCGCCCGGCCCAGCTTGAACTCGATCACATAAATAGCCGCATCGGTTTTCAATACCGCGTCCAGGCGCCCCTTGTCGCTGCGGCTTTCGGGAATGATCTCCGCCCCGACCGCGGAGAGCGCCGCAAAGAATACCGAATGGTAATACGCCTCGCGCGGAACATGCAGCTCCCCCGGAATCGCGGCAAACAGCGACTTCAAGGCCCTCTCGAAGCGGTGCGTATCGCCTGTTCGCAAGGCCACCAGCATGACCGCTGCAGCGGTCTGCCCGCTCATCTCCCCCGGCTCGGTCATAAACCGATCCAGCATCATCCCGTACCACGCCTCGCGCACCTCTGCATTGGGGAACCCCAATATGAAGGACGGAAAGCTCGCTTCCTTGATCGTCAAATACCCCGACTGCCAGAACAAGGGGATCGCTTTGGGACGCGTGATGTCAAACAGCAACGACAAATCGCCGGCCTCCACCCCATCGAGATCCCCGTCCGGACGCCTCATCGCTTCCACCATCGCAACCAGTATACCCGGCGTCCCGCTCGCCCACCAGTAGTTGCCGAATTGGCACTCGCGAAAACAGTTCAGGATCGCCCAGGGATTGTATACCTTCTCGCCATGACCCCACCAATACCCGTTGTAGCGATCCCGCAACGTCTGCCAGGCGCCCGCTTCGGTTAGCCCATTGCGCTCGGCCAGACTATCAATATACGGCGCAAAGCCCGCATATAGCTCATCTTCCGTATACCCGCAGATTTCCGCAGCTTCCGGCGCCAGCGTGAGATCAATCATCTGGTTCAACTCCGAAAAAATGCTCGTTTTCACCATCCGGCCGATCCCCGTGATAAACACCTTTTCCAGCGCCCCGTCACAGCCCTTAAGCGCGCCGTAGAACGAAGCCAGGACATCGCGCATCTGCTTTGCCAACGCCGGATCGCCCAGATGATCATGCACCGGCTTTTCGTATTCGTCCACAATCACCACAACCCGACGACCGGTCTTTTCGTATAACCCTTCAACCAGCGCCAGGAACTGCGATGCAGGCGTTACGCCCCGCAATGAAATGGATTCGGCTTCGGCGCGTGACTGCAAAGCGGCGAGTATGTCGGCAACAAACAGATCCACGGTCTGCGACCCCATCGCCGTCAAGCTCAGATGCACCACCGGGTTTGTTTTGCCCCAATCCCACTCCGGCTCGATCGCCAGCCCT
This genomic window from Desulfonatronovibrio magnus contains:
- a CDS encoding ATP-binding protein is translated as MNKERMKLPLGISDFLKLREAGANYLYVDKTAQLAGLLGAGNYLFLARPRRFGKSLLCSTMRCLYEGRRELFAGLAIEPEWDWGKTNPVVHLSLTAMGSQTVDLFVADILAALQSRAEAESISLRGVTPASQFLALVEGLYEKTGRRVVVIVDEYEKPVHDHLGDPALAKQMRDVLASFYGALKGCDGALEKVFITGIGRMVKTSIFSELNQMIDLTLAPEAAEICGYTEDELYAGFAPYIDSLAERNGLTEAGAWQTLRDRYNGYWWGHGEKVYNPWAILNCFRECQFGNYWWASGTPGILVAMVEAMRRPDGDLDGVEAGDLSLLFDITRPKAIPLFWQSGYLTIKEASFPSFILGFPNAEVREAWYGMMLDRFMTEPGEMSGQTAAAVMLVALRTGDTHRFERALKSLFAAIPGELHVPREAYYHSVFFAALSAVGAEIIPESRSDKGRLDAVLKTDAAIYVIEFKLGRAEDALAQIEAKRYYEPWLADGRPIVLLGAGGFMEKEVKCLWKRVDEGPGGLWGRT